Genomic window (Nymphaea colorata isolate Beijing-Zhang1983 chromosome 1, ASM883128v2, whole genome shotgun sequence):
GCATACATGGCTTTCCTATCATATTCAACTTGGCGTTTCAGACGATCGACTGCACTTTCTCCTTCAATTTCACTCACAATACTCCCATCCAATGAGTCCACACCTGATTCATATCTCTCTATCGAGAGTTTTTTGTGAAGAGCCTGCAGTGATATGGGTGTGGATGCATCAGGGACTTTGAGATCACCACTACCAAGTTGAATTTTGGGGCTCATAGCTATGTCACTCATTCCTCTTAAAGATGAAATCTGTGATATCAGTGATTTCAGGTCTTCAGGAACTTTGCTGGGCTCTTTACCACCATTATCCACAAGTGACTCGCTTGGGTTACCTCCTTTACTACCCACAGCCAGCTTGTATGCATCATTTAAATCCAGAGAACCAGACATAAGAAGACTAGGGTCATCAGTAGTCAAGGAACTAGGTCTAAGCAATTTCAATCTAGATAAGCCTTCAGGTCTGGTCATTCCTAGGAGCTCAGATGCAGAATCTGAGGGCATTTCAGATTGATAGTTATCTGTTACAGCGGCCTCAGCATCACCTGCAACATGAAATCAGTGACATTAAAAAGTTAGAGACTTTGCATTCAAGAGGTAAGAACAGAAGACTTCGAACTTACATTTTGATGTAAATACTTCTGCAAGAGATTCTGTGGGCTTCTCTGATGAGGCAGCAGTAGACAGTGTGGATGACTTGGAGATACTAGAAGAACAAGCTCCTCCTGAGACGTGGTCATCAACCTTAACTGAAGAAGGAACTGTTTGTGGCACAAAAGTGTCACATGCTGGGGTTACATAACCTGCTTCTGAAAGAACTTTCAAAGCCTTACCTGATGATGAAGCTGCACGTGGCGTGAAAAATTCAGGTACTGTGGAAGGAAATGTTGTTCCTGATAGAAATTCTGCACCCTTGTTTGATGATGGAAATGCACGAGGAGTGAAAAATTCAGGCCTTGCAGAAGAAAATAATGATCCCGACAGACCTTCCAGACTCTTCCGTGATGATGGAACTGCACGTGGGGTGAAAAATATGTCAAGCATAGGACGAGCAGTTTCAGAAGACTCTTTTACAGTCTTGTCTGAAGCAATTTGTGTGACATTCTCAAGAAGAGATGGGAATGTTGATTCTGTGAATCTCTTTGTGGGCTTGTTTAATGATGGAACTGCACGTGGGGTGAAAAATTCCATTACTGCAGGGTGGAGTGGTTCTGAGGTCTGCCAATTCAGCTCTTCTAGCCCATATCCTGATGTCCTAGAAGGTGCCGAGGTGGACCCATTTCCACTTTGATATAGTTCTGTAACATTTTCCTGTTTCTTGTCAGTGTCTCCAGCTGCAACAGCAGGGAAGCCATTTGTGAGCGAGTGGCCACAAGTCATACATCTTGGTTGCTCATCAGAAACGACAACTGAAGGAACAGATGTCATGGATGGACTGTCCAGCTTATGGAGGCTCAAACGGCCTGTTGCAACTGCTGCAGCTAAGTTTGCTTTTATGCTGTCAGGTTTTTCCAAAGAAGAGGAAATTGGATCCTTGTTGTAGGCAAAAGTCCTTTGAATAGCAGAATGTGCATCATCCTCATCTGACAGTGGAACTTCAGACTCAGAATCAGAAGTGATCTTGAGCTCAGAGTAACCAATATGATCCAGCGGATCCTGACTACGCTTACCTATAGAGAAGGTCTGCGAGGAACCAGATGATCTTGCTATTTTCTTATTCAGGAAATCATGGTGCTCACAAGTTAtggaacaagaagaagaacctTCAAGCATTCCAGCCTTGTTAACAATCAAACTAGCATTGAATAATCTAGTTGACTTCAGATTGCTTACTATTGGTACACCACAACATATGCAGCATTTCATGTCATTCAAATCTGATTCAGGAGCTTGTCTTGAAGTATCATCTGGTGGTTTCTTAACATGGATATCAGTCTCATGATTCGAGCGAATATGCAATTGCTTGTCAAGATGGAAACTGTGGTCATCTCCAGCAACACATTCAAAATCAGTTCCCAGTTTCCCAACCAACAACCTATATGTTTCTGGGTTTGTTTTCTTCTCTGTCgcaaaagaaacaagacatTCCTCGCACATCCTATGAACGTCTGAAAGCTTCATGTGAATTTGACAATACGCCAATGAGGAGATTTCCAGCTTATGGGCATGACATATCAATTCTCTGTAGAAATCAGGTGTCTTATTCCCTATCACGTGATCAAGCCTCGAACATAACAAACATGGTATCTCCAACCCAAAGAAACTGGCAATTTTCGTTATGGCATAGGAAAGCAAAGCATTCAAAAACAATAGAAACATCACTAGCCACTCGGTTGCTGCATATACTAATGCAGAAGTTAGTCTACGACAATCTTCTCCTACTGTTATAGCGGACTTTCTGGTTGCCATGTTTATTGGAATTCAGACAGCTGGATGAGGATCTGCACCtgacaaatatataaaatctttGCCCTTCTCTCAGAGAAGGTAACTACGATCATAAAGTAGAACTCCTCAATTGGGACGCAAGCTCATAACACCTGGCAGAAACACAAACCCAATTTATATGTTACAACAACTCTCTAAGTCGAAatattcaaagaaaacaaaatcctGGATACCACAAAAAATCGAGCAGATACTGATCGTGgttccttcagaaaaacaaatgaCAGCTGGAAATTTATTGTTGAAAATTACATgaattgtgattttgaaacctgAAAAAGATCCAATATCTTGTATATGCACAAGATGCTGGAAAGTTAAACAACCAAAATTAGAAATAAGCAATGGATTAATCATAATCCCCAAggtcaaaattcaaataaaaaacaaaatcgcAATGAATGCATCTAAAGATAAAAATCTGAATCTCGAAATCAACAATTATGGCAGAAATAAATACCATCAAATCGGAAACAATAGAAGACACAATCGAACCCAACTTACCAAGGAATTAGCGCAACAAACACGCTGCCCACGTCAGAAATCTGAAGGTGACCTGATTCCGGAATGAAACAATACCAGTGACAAAGCAGGGCAACCCAAATCGAAATTCTAACACCTGATCTAGATGGGTACAATTGCAGATATCAGAGACTTCGTTTCTGTCCCTCCGAGGACTCCAAGTTCATAGAAGTTCACAAAAAGGAAGGACGGGCAGGAGGAGGAAATGACAAATTTCACAATTGGATCATAACAAAGACAAAACTGCTTCCTATAAGATCAGGAACATGGATtggtaaaagagaaaaacgaCGAGAAAAACCGAAAGGTATAAAGAGGGGAggcagaaaagaagaaaaagaacaaggaatGACCTCCCCTCTTGAAAACGATGGACGAACGGGACAAGTGGACACTTAGAAGGTTCCAAGATGAACAGGAGGGGCAATTCGGAGTTGGGTTTTTGCCTTTTTATATGGAATCCTCTCTGGCACCATGCTGTGAATCAGGAGATCGAATGGAGATGTAGAAATTGTTATTCTGATATTAAC
Coding sequences:
- the LOC116257464 gene encoding myosin-binding protein 1-like isoform X2 — translated: MATRKSAITVGEDCRRLTSALVYAATEWLVMFLLFLNALLSYAITKIASFFGLEIPCLLCSRLDHVIGNKTPDFYRELICHAHKLEISSLAYCQIHMKLSDVHRMCEECLVSFATEKKTNPETYRLLVGKLGTDFECVAGDDHSFHLDKQLHIRSNHETDIHVKKPPDDTSRQAPESDLNDMKCCICCGVPIVSNLKSTRLFNASLIVNKAGMLEGSSSCSITCEHHDFLNKKIARSSGSSQTFSIGKRSQDPLDHIGYSELKITSDSESEVPLSDEDDAHSAIQRTFAYNKDPISSSLEKPDSIKANLAAAVATGRLSLHKLDSPSMTSVPSVVVSDEQPRCMTCGHSLTNGFPAVAAGDTDKKQENVTELYQSGNGSTSAPSRTSGYGLEELNWQTSEPLHPAVMEFFTPRAVPSLNKPTKRFTESTFPSLLENVTQIASDKTVKESSETARPMLDIFFTPRAVPSSRKSLEGLSGSLFSSARPEFFTPRAFPSSNKGAEFLSGTTFPSTVPEFFTPRAASSSGGACSSSISKSSTLSTAASSEKPTESLAEVFTSKCDAEAAVTDNYQSEMPSDSASELLGMTRPEGLSRLKLLRPSSLTTDDPSLLMSGSLDLNDAYKLAVGSKGGNPSESLVDNGGKEPSKVPEDLKSLISQISSLRGMSDIAMSPKIQLGSGDLKVPDASTPISLQALHKKLSIERYESGVDSLDGSIVSEIEGESAVDRLKRQVEYDRKAMYALYKELEEERNAAAISANQAMAMITRLQEEKASLHMEALQYLRLMEEQSEYDQEALQKASELLAEREKEIQDLEMELESFRKRFQDEPMLDQKSENATCPDKMVGGLPLWQHDNVENFEGRKFSYDQALNHKNLSLQNLEKDLGKIVNDMNGREKNIEKEYLLDLEDERGYISSCLKKLEKRLTQTDVRATEQGEVAQRCNIKTEEDFPIPDRFSERGTSEGSHGTNGFTVSDHSLVNCDPSLENYRGNYLSTIENEILHLNERLVALEADKDFLEHTLNSLSSGSEGLKLVQEIAHHLREMRRVWSGAAGTCCS
- the LOC116257464 gene encoding myosin-binding protein 1-like isoform X1, translating into MATRKSAITVGEDCRRLTSALVYAATEWLVMFLLFLNALLSYAITKIASFFGLEIPCLLCSRLDHVIGNKTPDFYRELICHAHKLEISSLAYCQIHMKLSDVHRMCEECLVSFATEKKTNPETYRLLVGKLGTDFECVAGDDHSFHLDKQLHIRSNHETDIHVKKPPDDTSRQAPESDLNDMKCCICCGVPIVSNLKSTRLFNASLIVNKAGMLEGSSSCSITCEHHDFLNKKIARSSGSSQTFSIGKRSQDPLDHIGYSELKITSDSESEVPLSDEDDAHSAIQRTFAYNKDPISSSLEKPDSIKANLAAAVATGRLSLHKLDSPSMTSVPSVVVSDEQPRCMTCGHSLTNGFPAVAAGDTDKKQENVTELYQSGNGSTSAPSRTSGYGLEELNWQTSEPLHPAVMEFFTPRAVPSLNKPTKRFTESTFPSLLENVTQIASDKTVKESSETARPMLDIFFTPRAVPSSRKSLEGLSGSLFSSARPEFFTPRAFPSSNKGAEFLSGTTFPSTVPEFFTPRAASSSVPSSVKVDDHVSGGACSSSISKSSTLSTAASSEKPTESLAEVFTSKCDAEAAVTDNYQSEMPSDSASELLGMTRPEGLSRLKLLRPSSLTTDDPSLLMSGSLDLNDAYKLAVGSKGGNPSESLVDNGGKEPSKVPEDLKSLISQISSLRGMSDIAMSPKIQLGSGDLKVPDASTPISLQALHKKLSIERYESGVDSLDGSIVSEIEGESAVDRLKRQVEYDRKAMYALYKELEEERNAAAISANQAMAMITRLQEEKASLHMEALQYLRLMEEQSEYDQEALQKASELLAEREKEIQDLEMELESFRKRFQDEPMLDQKSENATCPDKMVGGLPLWQHDNVENFEGRKFSYDQALNHKNLSLQNLEKDLGKIVNDMNGREKNIEKEYLLDLEDERGYISSCLKKLEKRLTQTDVRATEQGEVAQRCNIKTEEDFPIPDRFSERGTSEGSHGTNGFTVSDHSLVNCDPSLENYRGNYLSTIENEILHLNERLVALEADKDFLEHTLNSLSSGSEGLKLVQEIAHHLREMRRVWSGAAGTCCS